Proteins encoded in a region of the Ruegeria sp. AD91A genome:
- a CDS encoding cytidine deaminase encodes MKKWGIAMSLKDAALSVRENAYAPYSNFKVGAALRSSSGQVYSGCNVENVAYPEGTCAEAGAIASMVAAGEQEFTEVYVVASSPQPVPPCGGCRQKLAEFGKRDVKVTLATVDGAEFETTIGDLLPGAFDASHMEDV; translated from the coding sequence ATCAAAAAATGGGGAATCGCCATGTCGCTCAAAGACGCTGCTTTGTCCGTCCGGGAAAATGCCTATGCGCCTTATTCGAATTTCAAGGTTGGCGCGGCGCTTCGATCCTCCTCGGGTCAGGTCTATTCCGGGTGTAACGTTGAGAATGTGGCATATCCCGAAGGCACCTGTGCTGAGGCCGGTGCAATCGCCTCGATGGTTGCTGCGGGCGAGCAGGAATTTACAGAAGTCTACGTGGTTGCCTCCAGCCCTCAGCCTGTGCCGCCCTGCGGTGGGTGCCGCCAGAAACTGGCCGAGTTTGGCAAGCGCGATGTGAAAGTTACTCTGGCAACCGTGGACGGTGCCGAATTTGAGACAACCATCGGGGATCTGTTGCCGGGCGCATTCGATGCTTCACACATGGAGGATGTCTGA
- a CDS encoding cupin domain-containing protein, with translation MTKTSEPSRTQAEFRLPTQEIRNDIPFYTKVLGMQMDMIYPADDPRVAVFSGHGLRLRIEKDAPEGPGALRILTDDPESFADGQRVLVAPNGTRIEIEERNPPLVMPETVHSFVVRRLKDQAPWIIGRAGMHYRDLVPDRLGGSIIASHIRIPDGGPVPDMVHFHKVGFQLIFCIHGWVDVVYEDQGEKMRLNAGDCFIQPPEIRHRVLEASDNVQVIEIGVPAEHVTEIDHDMQLPTPHFRPEREWQGQRFVYNQAKDAEWVPFRLPGYICRDTTIAENTKGVAGVQVVRKGQGDTEWASHDTDIHFTFVMDGAVTLEGEGREPYRLEQGDAFVIPPGMCTRLSAPSDDIELLEVTLPGTFNTTLG, from the coding sequence ATGACAAAGACATCCGAGCCTTCCCGGACCCAAGCTGAATTTCGTTTGCCTACCCAGGAAATTCGAAACGACATCCCCTTTTATACCAAGGTGTTGGGGATGCAGATGGACATGATCTATCCCGCAGACGATCCGCGCGTCGCAGTGTTTTCAGGGCACGGTCTGCGGCTGCGGATCGAAAAAGACGCGCCCGAAGGTCCGGGAGCATTGCGCATCCTGACAGATGACCCGGAAAGCTTTGCAGATGGCCAACGCGTTCTTGTCGCGCCGAATGGGACCCGGATCGAAATCGAAGAGCGAAATCCGCCGCTGGTGATGCCTGAAACAGTTCATTCCTTCGTGGTGCGCAGGCTTAAGGATCAGGCACCCTGGATCATCGGCCGGGCTGGGATGCACTATCGCGATCTGGTGCCAGACCGTTTGGGCGGATCGATCATCGCAAGCCACATCCGTATCCCGGACGGTGGTCCGGTGCCCGACATGGTGCATTTTCACAAAGTTGGGTTCCAACTGATATTCTGCATCCATGGCTGGGTGGATGTTGTCTACGAGGATCAGGGAGAGAAAATGCGCCTGAATGCAGGGGATTGCTTTATCCAGCCGCCGGAAATTCGTCACCGTGTACTCGAAGCGTCAGACAATGTTCAGGTCATCGAAATAGGGGTGCCAGCAGAACATGTCACGGAAATCGACCATGACATGCAGCTTCCAACGCCGCATTTTCGCCCGGAGCGCGAATGGCAAGGGCAACGCTTTGTCTATAACCAGGCCAAGGACGCTGAATGGGTACCGTTCCGTCTTCCGGGTTACATCTGCCGCGACACGACAATTGCCGAGAACACCAAAGGGGTCGCAGGGGTCCAGGTCGTCCGCAAAGGGCAGGGCGACACCGAATGGGCCAGCCACGATACGGACATTCACTTTACCTTCGTGATGGACGGAGCGGTCACGCTGGAAGGCGAAGGGCGCGAGCCCTACCGGCTGGAGCAAGGAGACGCCTTTGTCATCCCGCCCGGGATGTGCACGCGGTTATCTGCCCCATCGGACGACATCGAGTTGCTGGAAGTCACCTTGCCCGGTACCTTCAACACAACACTGGGCTGA
- a CDS encoding NADP-dependent malic enzyme, which produces MSDTPSLRQAALDYHAHPKPGKLEIKATKPMANGRDLARAYSPGVAEASLEIKADAANAEKYTARGNLVAVVSNGTAVLGLGNIGALASKPVMEGKAVLFKKFAGIDCFDIEVDQPDPEKLADIVCALEPTFGAINLEDIKAPDCFIVEKLCRERMNIPVFHDDQHGTAIVVGAAAKNALHVAGKTFADIKVVSTGGGAAGIACLNMLVKLGVKQENIWLCDIHGLVYEGRAEDMNPHKSQFAQKTDLRTLDDVIGDADLFLGLSGPNVLKPEMVKKMANRPIIFALANPTPEILPQAAREVAPNAIIATGRSDFPNQVNNVLCFPFIFRGALDVGATEINDAMQIACVDGIADMARATTSAEAAAAYKGEQLTFGPDYLIPKPFDPRLVGVVSSSVAKAAMESGVAKRPIEDLEAYKEKLNQTVFKSALLMRPVFEAAAVASRRIVFAEGEDERVLRAAQAILEETTETPILIGRPEVIESRCEKLGLTIRPGTDCQIVNPENDPRYYDYWNSYHQIMQRRGVTPDLAKAIMRTNTTAIGAIMVHRGEADSMICGTFGEYRWHLNYVEQVLADGDLRPHGALSLMILEDGPLFIADTHVRQLPTPEELAESTIGAARHVRRFGLEPKIAFCSQSQFGNQAEGSGKRLRAALEILDQKPRDFIYEGEMNLDAALDADLRERIFPGSRLQGAANVLIFAHADAASGVRNILKMKADGIEVGPILMGMGNKAHIVTPSITARGLLNMAAIAGTPVAHYG; this is translated from the coding sequence ATGTCTGACACCCCCAGCCTGCGACAGGCCGCGCTTGACTATCACGCCCATCCGAAACCTGGAAAACTTGAGATCAAGGCCACGAAACCGATGGCAAATGGTCGCGATCTGGCGCGCGCCTATTCGCCCGGCGTTGCCGAGGCCAGCCTTGAAATCAAAGCCGACGCTGCGAACGCTGAAAAGTATACGGCGCGCGGCAACCTTGTCGCCGTGGTGTCCAACGGCACTGCGGTTCTTGGTTTAGGCAATATCGGGGCGCTGGCCTCGAAACCGGTGATGGAAGGCAAAGCCGTCCTGTTCAAAAAGTTCGCAGGCATTGACTGTTTTGATATCGAAGTCGATCAGCCCGATCCGGAAAAGCTGGCGGATATCGTCTGCGCGCTGGAGCCGACATTCGGGGCCATCAACCTGGAAGACATCAAGGCGCCGGATTGTTTCATAGTCGAAAAGCTGTGCCGCGAACGCATGAACATTCCCGTTTTCCACGACGATCAGCACGGAACGGCCATTGTCGTGGGGGCCGCTGCGAAGAATGCTCTGCATGTAGCCGGAAAGACATTTGCAGACATCAAGGTCGTATCAACCGGTGGCGGGGCTGCCGGGATTGCGTGCCTGAACATGCTTGTGAAGCTGGGTGTGAAACAGGAAAACATCTGGCTGTGCGATATTCACGGGCTCGTCTACGAGGGGCGTGCCGAGGATATGAACCCGCATAAGTCGCAGTTCGCGCAGAAAACGGACTTGCGTACTCTGGACGATGTAATCGGCGATGCAGATCTGTTTCTGGGCCTTAGCGGCCCGAATGTCCTGAAGCCCGAAATGGTCAAGAAAATGGCCAATCGTCCAATCATCTTTGCACTAGCCAACCCAACGCCTGAAATTTTGCCACAGGCCGCGCGTGAGGTTGCCCCGAACGCGATCATCGCCACGGGGCGCAGCGATTTCCCCAATCAGGTCAACAACGTGTTGTGTTTCCCGTTTATCTTCCGGGGGGCTCTGGATGTGGGCGCGACCGAGATCAATGATGCGATGCAGATTGCCTGCGTTGACGGCATTGCGGATATGGCCCGCGCGACGACAAGCGCCGAAGCCGCAGCCGCCTATAAGGGCGAACAACTGACCTTTGGGCCGGATTACCTGATCCCGAAACCCTTTGACCCGCGTCTGGTGGGCGTCGTCTCGTCTTCGGTTGCCAAGGCAGCCATGGAAAGCGGCGTCGCAAAGCGCCCCATTGAGGACCTTGAGGCCTACAAGGAAAAACTCAACCAGACTGTCTTCAAGTCGGCCCTTTTGATGCGCCCCGTGTTCGAGGCTGCGGCTGTCGCATCCCGTCGCATCGTTTTTGCCGAGGGCGAAGACGAAAGGGTGCTGCGGGCTGCACAGGCCATTCTTGAGGAAACAACAGAAACGCCGATCCTGATCGGGCGACCCGAAGTAATCGAATCCCGTTGCGAAAAGCTGGGCCTGACTATTCGCCCGGGCACAGATTGCCAGATCGTGAACCCGGAAAACGATCCGCGTTATTACGACTACTGGAACTCGTATCATCAGATCATGCAGCGCCGAGGTGTGACGCCTGACCTGGCCAAGGCAATCATGCGCACAAATACGACCGCCATCGGCGCGATCATGGTGCATCGAGGCGAAGCTGACAGTATGATCTGCGGCACGTTTGGCGAATATCGCTGGCATCTGAACTATGTTGAACAGGTGCTGGCCGACGGCGACCTGCGCCCGCACGGCGCTTTGTCACTGATGATATTGGAAGACGGCCCCTTGTTCATAGCCGATACGCACGTTCGGCAACTGCCGACACCGGAGGAGTTGGCCGAATCGACCATTGGCGCGGCACGGCATGTTCGTCGATTTGGGCTTGAGCCCAAGATCGCATTCTGTTCGCAGTCGCAATTCGGCAATCAGGCAGAAGGTTCCGGAAAACGCCTGCGCGCCGCATTGGAAATCCTGGACCAGAAACCACGCGACTTTATCTATGAAGGGGAAATGAACCTGGATGCCGCCCTTGATGCGGACCTTCGCGAGCGGATCTTTCCGGGATCACGCCTTCAGGGAGCGGCAAATGTGCTGATCTTTGCCCATGCGGACGCAGCCAGCGGCGTGAGAAATATTCTGAAAATGAAAGCGGACGGGATCGAAGTCGGACCCATTCTTATGGGAATGGGCAACAAAGCGCATATCGTCACCCCGTCCATTACCGCACGCGGATTGCTGAACATGGCTGCCATAGCGGGGACCCCGGTGGCGCATTACGGGTAA
- the prpE gene encoding propionate-CoA ligase PrpE, with protein MAYQDVYDSWKKDPEAFWMNAAKGIDWVREPSKALFDDNAPLYEWFSDARVNTCWNAVDRHVENGRGEQTAIIYDSPITHTKREISYVELRNRVANLAGALRAKGIEKGDRVIIYMPMIPEALEAMLACARLGAVHSVVFGGFASNELAVRIDDAKPKAIIAASCGMEPGRVVHYKPLLDGAIELAEHKPDFCVIFQREQEVAQLIEGRDYNWHGFQYGVEPAECVPVDGDDPAYILYTSGTTGAPKGVVRPTAGHLVALNWSMKNIYNVNPGDVFWAASDVGWVVGHSYICYAPLIHGNTTIVFEGKPVGTPDAGTFWRVISEHRVKSFFTAPTAIRAVKREDPKGELIAKYDLSHLRALYLAGERADPDTIIWAQDALKVPVIDHWWQTETGWAIAGNPLGIEELPIKLGSPAKPMPGYDVQILDEGGHPMKAGELGAIAVKLPLPPGTLPTLWNAEERFKKSYLEHFPGYYETGDAGMIDEDGYLYIMARTDDVINVAGHRLSTGGMEEVLAAHPDVAECAVIGVSDQLKGQMPVGFLCLNAGANRDYADVVQEVVKMVREKIGPVAAFKLAVVVDRLPKTRSGKILRGTMVSIADGQNYKMPATIDDPAILDEIKEALQTIGYAK; from the coding sequence ATGGCGTATCAGGACGTTTATGACAGCTGGAAGAAGGACCCCGAGGCGTTCTGGATGAACGCCGCCAAGGGGATCGATTGGGTCAGGGAACCCAGCAAAGCGCTGTTCGACGACAATGCGCCCTTGTACGAATGGTTCAGCGACGCACGTGTCAATACCTGCTGGAACGCCGTGGACCGCCACGTGGAAAACGGGCGCGGCGAACAAACCGCAATCATCTATGACAGCCCGATCACCCACACCAAGCGCGAGATTTCATATGTTGAACTGCGCAACCGCGTGGCCAATCTTGCCGGTGCGCTGCGGGCAAAAGGTATCGAGAAAGGTGACCGCGTCATCATCTACATGCCGATGATCCCCGAAGCGCTTGAGGCGATGCTGGCCTGCGCACGTCTGGGCGCTGTGCATTCCGTGGTGTTTGGTGGATTTGCCAGCAACGAATTGGCGGTCCGTATCGATGACGCCAAACCCAAAGCGATCATAGCCGCGTCCTGCGGAATGGAGCCTGGGCGGGTGGTGCACTACAAGCCGCTTCTGGACGGCGCCATTGAACTTGCTGAACACAAGCCGGATTTCTGCGTCATCTTCCAGCGCGAACAAGAAGTTGCTCAGCTGATCGAAGGGCGTGACTACAACTGGCACGGGTTCCAGTACGGCGTTGAACCGGCAGAATGTGTCCCCGTCGACGGAGACGATCCGGCGTATATCCTCTACACTTCGGGCACCACCGGGGCGCCCAAGGGAGTCGTGCGCCCAACTGCCGGGCATCTGGTGGCGCTGAACTGGAGTATGAAGAACATCTATAACGTCAATCCGGGTGATGTATTCTGGGCGGCGTCCGATGTGGGTTGGGTCGTTGGGCACTCCTACATCTGCTACGCACCCCTGATCCACGGGAACACGACGATTGTGTTCGAAGGCAAACCGGTCGGCACCCCTGATGCGGGCACCTTCTGGCGCGTAATCTCCGAGCATAGGGTCAAAAGCTTCTTCACCGCGCCCACAGCGATCCGCGCCGTCAAACGTGAAGATCCAAAGGGCGAATTGATCGCCAAATACGATCTGTCTCATCTGCGGGCTCTGTATCTGGCAGGCGAACGCGCTGATCCTGATACCATCATATGGGCACAGGATGCGCTGAAGGTTCCGGTGATCGACCATTGGTGGCAAACCGAAACCGGTTGGGCCATTGCCGGCAATCCGCTGGGCATTGAAGAGCTTCCGATCAAGCTGGGTTCGCCTGCCAAACCGATGCCGGGCTATGACGTACAAATACTGGACGAAGGTGGTCACCCCATGAAAGCCGGCGAACTCGGGGCCATCGCTGTCAAGCTGCCGCTGCCTCCGGGCACCCTGCCGACCCTGTGGAACGCCGAGGAGCGGTTCAAGAAATCCTATCTGGAGCACTTCCCCGGGTATTATGAAACCGGCGACGCCGGAATGATCGACGAGGACGGATACCTTTACATCATGGCCCGCACCGATGATGTCATCAACGTCGCGGGTCACCGCCTGTCGACCGGCGGGATGGAAGAAGTGCTTGCCGCTCACCCGGATGTGGCCGAATGCGCGGTGATCGGTGTATCGGATCAGCTAAAGGGTCAGATGCCCGTTGGGTTCCTGTGCCTGAATGCCGGCGCAAACCGGGATTATGCCGACGTGGTTCAGGAAGTCGTCAAAATGGTTCGGGAAAAGATCGGCCCGGTGGCGGCCTTCAAGCTGGCTGTGGTCGTCGACAGATTGCCCAAGACCCGTTCAGGTAAAATCCTGCGTGGTACGATGGTGTCGATTGCAGACGGCCAAAACTATAAAATGCCTGCAACAATCGACGACCCTGCCATTCTTGACGAAATCAAAGAAGCCTTACAGACAATCGGTTACGCCAAGTAA
- a CDS encoding amidase family protein: MTQTDIWRLSATDLATLTRRGDLSATEAVQASIERMDAVNPDLNAVVKELRAEALERAKALDHARANRQPTGPLHGVPVTIKVNVDQKGHATTNGVVALKDVLAPDDAPVVSNLQKAGAIVIGRTNTPEFSFRADTDNPLYGRTHNPWGRHISPGGSSGGAGVAVMAGIGALAHGNDIGGSLRFPAAANGAVTVKPGLGRVPAWNPSQKAERGLLAQSMSVQGLLTRSAADLHLSMPSLIAADARDPFHVPMPWRGPDLDAPVKVAFTKNTFGYDLHPEVEKALDTAREALVDAGYVVEEVDPPDVFECGRIGYRTLMGEVLTLMKSDIEAAGSKTIQNIFEVYFQEFPPIVETEMIQMLAKRSHYARNWSLFLQDFPLVLSPFLPQPFFKPDRDTEGAEGVHEVLGCAVYSYAMNFLGLPAACVPARLAELPKGPQPINVQIAAQRWREDLAVDAAAAIEARVGQMCLPLWEKTELQGG; the protein is encoded by the coding sequence ATGACACAAACCGATATCTGGCGTCTCAGCGCCACTGACCTGGCCACCCTGACAAGACGCGGGGACCTGAGTGCGACCGAGGCGGTTCAGGCCTCGATCGAGCGAATGGATGCGGTCAACCCCGACCTGAATGCAGTGGTGAAAGAACTGCGCGCCGAGGCGTTGGAACGTGCCAAGGCCTTGGACCATGCGCGGGCGAACCGCCAACCGACGGGGCCGCTGCATGGCGTGCCGGTCACGATCAAGGTGAATGTTGACCAAAAAGGCCATGCCACAACCAACGGTGTTGTTGCTCTGAAAGATGTATTGGCACCGGATGACGCCCCGGTTGTGAGCAATCTGCAAAAGGCCGGGGCAATTGTTATCGGGCGGACCAACACGCCCGAGTTCTCGTTCCGCGCCGACACGGACAACCCGCTTTATGGGCGTACGCACAACCCCTGGGGGCGGCATATCTCTCCCGGCGGCTCTTCCGGCGGGGCTGGCGTCGCGGTCATGGCCGGAATCGGCGCGTTGGCCCACGGCAACGATATCGGCGGCAGCCTGCGCTTTCCCGCAGCAGCCAACGGAGCCGTGACAGTGAAACCCGGGCTGGGGCGTGTCCCGGCGTGGAACCCAAGCCAGAAAGCCGAACGCGGCTTGCTGGCGCAATCGATGTCCGTTCAGGGCCTGTTAACCCGGTCGGCTGCCGACCTGCATCTGTCCATGCCCAGCCTGATCGCCGCAGACGCGCGTGACCCGTTTCACGTGCCAATGCCCTGGCGTGGTCCTGACCTCGACGCACCAGTCAAAGTGGCCTTTACAAAAAACACATTCGGCTATGACTTGCACCCCGAGGTCGAGAAAGCGCTCGACACGGCACGAGAGGCGCTGGTTGATGCGGGCTATGTTGTGGAAGAGGTTGACCCGCCTGATGTTTTTGAATGTGGTCGGATCGGTTATCGTACGCTGATGGGCGAAGTGCTGACGCTCATGAAATCAGATATCGAAGCCGCTGGTTCCAAAACCATTCAGAATATCTTTGAGGTCTATTTCCAGGAATTCCCGCCAATTGTCGAAACCGAGATGATCCAGATGCTGGCCAAACGAAGCCACTACGCGCGCAATTGGTCCCTGTTTCTGCAGGATTTCCCTTTGGTATTGTCGCCTTTCCTGCCACAACCGTTCTTCAAACCCGACCGGGACACCGAAGGCGCTGAAGGTGTGCACGAGGTTCTGGGGTGCGCCGTATATTCTTATGCGATGAACTTTTTAGGCCTGCCTGCGGCATGTGTCCCGGCCCGGCTGGCTGAATTGCCGAAGGGTCCTCAGCCGATCAATGTTCAGATTGCCGCTCAGCGCTGGCGCGAAGATCTGGCGGTGGATGCGGCCGCGGCCATCGAAGCACGCGTGGGGCAAATGTGCCTGCCGTTATGGGAAAAGACAGAGTTGCAGGGTGGCTGA
- a CDS encoding NAD kinase, translating into MFVSEPNVQHRKPENMKKRIAFLASEVKVAQTARDTLVAKHGNAAPRDADVVVALGGDGFMLHTLHNMQHLDTPVYGMNRGTIGFLMNEYHEDDLMARLEEAEEEVINPLAMRAMDQSGKLHEALAINEVSLLRAGPQAARLKISVDGRERMDELVCDGALLSTAAGSTAYNYSAHGPILPIGSDVLALTPIAAFRPRRWRGALLPKIAKVRFDVLDADKRPVIVAADSIAFPDVDWVEIRSEPAISHRILFDPGHGLEERLISEQFT; encoded by the coding sequence ATGTTTGTTTCGGAACCAAATGTGCAGCACCGGAAACCGGAAAACATGAAAAAAAGAATCGCCTTTCTTGCCAGTGAGGTCAAAGTGGCGCAAACAGCCCGTGACACTCTGGTGGCCAAACACGGCAATGCCGCTCCTCGCGACGCAGATGTTGTGGTTGCTCTTGGAGGGGATGGCTTCATGTTACACACCCTGCACAACATGCAGCATCTCGATACACCGGTTTATGGTATGAACCGCGGCACGATCGGGTTCCTGATGAACGAGTACCACGAAGACGACCTGATGGCACGGCTGGAGGAAGCCGAAGAAGAGGTGATTAATCCATTAGCAATGCGGGCGATGGATCAGTCCGGAAAATTACACGAGGCGCTGGCGATCAACGAAGTATCGCTGTTGCGCGCTGGGCCACAGGCTGCTCGTTTGAAGATCAGTGTTGATGGCCGCGAGCGCATGGATGAACTTGTCTGCGATGGAGCTCTGCTGTCTACTGCGGCGGGGTCAACGGCATATAATTACTCGGCGCACGGGCCTATTCTGCCGATCGGCTCGGACGTTCTCGCGTTGACACCAATCGCCGCATTTCGCCCCCGCCGATGGCGTGGTGCCTTGCTGCCTAAAATCGCAAAGGTGCGGTTTGATGTGCTGGATGCGGACAAGCGACCTGTTATCGTTGCGGCTGATTCCATAGCCTTCCCAGACGTTGATTGGGTCGAGATCCGATCCGAGCCAGCGATCTCACATCGCATTCTTTTCGATCCGGGACACGGGTTGGAGGAGCGGCTGATATCCGAGCAATTCACTTAA
- the glyA gene encoding serine hydroxymethyltransferase produces the protein MNANLRDTGFFTQSLADRDPELFGSITSELGRQRDEIELIASENIVSAAVMEAQGSVMTNKYAEGYPGRRYYGGCQFVDIAENLAIDRAKQLFGCEFANVQPNSGSQANQGVFQALIKPGDTILGMSLDAGGHLTHGARPNQSGKWFNAVQYGVRQQDNMLDYDQVEALAKEHQPKLIIAGGSAIPRQIDFARMRQIADMVGAYLHVDMAHFAGLVAAGEHPSPFPHAHVATTTTHKTLRGPRGGMILTNDEDIAKKVNSAIFPGIQGGPLMHVIAAKAVAFGEALRPEFKNYVKQVITNAQALSDQLIKGGLDTVTHGTDTHVVLVDLRPKGVKGNATEKALGRAHITCNKNGVPFDPEKPTITSGIRLGSPAGTTRGFGEVEFRQIADWIIEVVDGLAANGEDGNSAVEAKVKAEVADLCAKFPIYPNL, from the coding sequence ATGAACGCCAATCTTCGTGACACCGGATTTTTTACCCAGTCCCTTGCTGATCGTGATCCTGAGCTTTTTGGCTCGATCACGTCGGAACTGGGTCGTCAGCGCGACGAGATCGAGCTGATCGCGTCCGAGAACATCGTCTCTGCCGCCGTGATGGAGGCGCAGGGCTCGGTGATGACCAACAAATATGCCGAAGGCTATCCCGGGCGCCGCTACTATGGCGGCTGCCAGTTTGTTGATATTGCCGAAAACCTGGCCATCGACCGCGCCAAACAGCTGTTCGGATGCGAGTTTGCCAATGTGCAGCCCAATTCCGGCTCTCAGGCCAACCAGGGCGTGTTTCAGGCCCTGATCAAGCCGGGCGACACCATTCTGGGCATGAGCCTGGATGCCGGTGGCCACCTGACCCACGGCGCGCGGCCGAACCAGTCGGGCAAGTGGTTCAACGCGGTGCAATACGGCGTGCGCCAGCAGGACAACATGCTGGATTACGATCAGGTCGAGGCGCTGGCGAAAGAGCACCAGCCCAAGCTGATCATCGCGGGTGGCTCGGCGATCCCACGCCAGATCGACTTTGCCCGCATGCGTCAGATCGCCGATATGGTCGGCGCTTATCTGCACGTGGACATGGCGCATTTTGCCGGTCTGGTGGCAGCGGGCGAACACCCCAGCCCCTTCCCCCATGCGCATGTGGCCACGACCACGACGCACAAGACCCTGCGTGGCCCGCGTGGCGGCATGATCCTGACCAATGATGAAGATATCGCCAAGAAAGTGAATTCAGCGATTTTCCCTGGCATTCAGGGCGGCCCGCTGATGCATGTGATCGCAGCCAAGGCCGTGGCCTTTGGCGAGGCCCTGCGGCCTGAGTTCAAGAACTATGTCAAGCAGGTGATCACCAACGCGCAGGCGCTGTCGGATCAGCTGATCAAGGGTGGGCTGGACACGGTGACCCACGGGACCGACACCCATGTGGTGCTGGTCGACCTGCGCCCCAAAGGGGTGAAAGGCAACGCCACCGAGAAGGCTCTGGGCCGGGCGCATATCACCTGCAACAAGAACGGCGTGCCGTTTGATCCCGAAAAGCCGACCATCACATCGGGCATCCGTCTGGGCAGCCCGGCAGGCACCACCCGCGGCTTCGGCGAGGTCGAATTCCGCCAGATCGCCGACTGGATCATCGAAGTGGTCGACGGCCTGGCCGCCAATGGCGAAGACGGCAACAGCGCTGTCGAAGCCAAGGTCAAGGCCGAAGTCGCAGACCTCTGCGCCAAATTCCCGATCTATCCGAACTTGTAA
- a CDS encoding PspA/IM30 family protein, translating into MFSTLKTLIDGANARAENRLRDSFSIELIDQKIREAEQNLKAAKLTLASLIQKQRSEIRQVETLQARIDDLMARARQALEDDRQDLAQTAAQAVADLENELALRKQTEGRLEARILQLRHSVQAASRRILDLKQGAISARAVKREQGLQKLLNRHLGGDSPIDEAEALIARVMKQDDPFEQSEILREIDAGMDHSNLAARMEEAGYGPKTRATASDVLKRLKAQTDN; encoded by the coding sequence ATGTTCAGTACCCTGAAGACTTTGATTGATGGTGCAAACGCCAGGGCCGAAAACCGCTTGAGGGACAGTTTTTCTATTGAACTGATTGATCAGAAAATCCGCGAAGCAGAACAGAACCTCAAGGCGGCAAAGCTGACGCTGGCCAGCCTGATTCAGAAGCAGCGTAGTGAAATCCGACAGGTCGAGACCCTGCAAGCCCGTATTGACGACCTGATGGCGCGGGCGCGTCAGGCGTTGGAGGACGATCGACAGGATCTTGCCCAAACCGCGGCGCAGGCGGTTGCAGATCTGGAAAACGAATTGGCGCTGCGCAAACAGACCGAGGGCCGGCTCGAAGCGCGCATCCTGCAATTGCGCCATTCAGTTCAGGCGGCGAGCCGCCGCATTCTGGATCTCAAGCAAGGTGCAATCTCTGCACGCGCCGTAAAACGAGAGCAAGGGCTGCAAAAGTTGCTGAACCGACATCTGGGTGGCGACAGCCCGATAGACGAAGCTGAGGCGCTGATTGCTCGCGTGATGAAACAGGATGACCCGTTCGAGCAATCCGAAATCTTGCGAGAGATTGACGCCGGGATGGACCACTCAAACCTTGCTGCCCGAATGGAAGAAGCCGGATATGGCCCCAAAACGCGGGCAACCGCATCAGATGTTCTGAAGCGCCTCAAGGCGCAAACAGACAATTGA
- a CDS encoding TetR/AcrR family transcriptional regulator → MSTKAQIRRELLREKLVEAAETRIDQNGLSDLRARDLAKDAGCALGAIYNVFEDLNAIVMAVNGRTFKRLGQAVGTSFDGSEPPVQRLIVMSTAYLYFADENANLWRALFDLQMSDDGPVPDWYRNALKELFSFIAEPVSELFPELDRVEMDLMTRALFSSVHGIVTLGLENRISGVPPEQIERMIAQVLSRIGNK, encoded by the coding sequence ATGTCAACGAAAGCACAGATCCGGCGTGAACTGCTCCGCGAAAAGCTGGTCGAGGCGGCAGAAACCCGCATTGACCAGAATGGCCTGAGCGACCTTCGGGCACGGGATCTGGCCAAAGATGCCGGATGTGCGCTGGGCGCGATTTACAACGTATTCGAGGATCTCAACGCAATTGTCATGGCCGTGAACGGGCGTACGTTCAAACGTCTGGGGCAGGCAGTCGGTACGTCTTTTGACGGCAGTGAACCTCCGGTGCAGCGGTTGATTGTCATGAGCACGGCTTATCTGTATTTCGCCGATGAAAACGCGAACCTGTGGCGGGCCTTGTTCGACTTGCAGATGTCCGATGATGGCCCTGTCCCCGACTGGTATCGCAACGCGTTGAAAGAGTTGTTTTCCTTCATTGCTGAGCCGGTCAGCGAACTGTTTCCCGAACTGGATCGGGTTGAGATGGATCTGATGACGCGCGCGCTGTTCTCGTCGGTTCACGGGATCGTCACCCTTGGGCTTGAAAACCGCATTTCAGGTGTGCCGCCAGAACAGATCGAACGCATGATCGCGCAGGTTCTTTCACGTATTGGAAACAAATAG